One Methylosarcina fibrata AML-C10 DNA segment encodes these proteins:
- a CDS encoding endonuclease/exonuclease/phosphatase family protein, which yields MSHKIRIATFNLENLDDKPGLKPSLDERIALMQPQLLRLNADILCLQEVNGQEREGHPRLLSALEKLLANTSYAEYHHVSTLTKDSLQVYDERNLVILSRFEIAEHHQYLHDFAAAPRYQKVTAHPKETEARPVTWERPILHARIPIDDARVLDVVNVHLKSRLPSDVVGQKSDAFTWKTPSGWAEGFFLSSIKRVGQALETRMLIDKLFDENENALIAVCGDFNADLDEVPVEAIRGDVENNGNDRLTGRVLVPCERTIPEPARFSLIHHGRGEMIDHLLVSRSLLRHYLGSEIHNELLHDESVAFGTDVKFPESDHAPVIAEFEFSDV from the coding sequence ATGTCACACAAGATCCGTATCGCCACGTTCAATCTGGAAAATCTGGACGACAAGCCGGGGCTAAAGCCGTCGCTCGACGAGCGCATCGCCCTGATGCAGCCGCAATTGCTGAGGCTGAATGCCGACATTCTCTGTCTGCAGGAAGTCAACGGACAGGAGAGGGAAGGGCATCCTCGCCTTCTTTCGGCTCTGGAAAAACTCCTGGCCAACACGTCCTACGCCGAATACCACCATGTTTCCACGCTGACTAAAGACAGCCTGCAAGTTTACGATGAGCGCAATCTGGTTATCCTGAGCCGCTTCGAAATCGCCGAGCATCATCAATATCTGCACGATTTCGCCGCCGCCCCGCGCTATCAAAAAGTAACCGCCCATCCGAAAGAAACCGAAGCCAGGCCCGTCACCTGGGAACGGCCGATCCTGCACGCGAGAATTCCTATCGACGATGCACGGGTTCTGGACGTCGTCAATGTCCACCTGAAGTCGCGCTTGCCGTCGGACGTGGTCGGCCAGAAATCGGATGCGTTCACCTGGAAAACACCTTCGGGTTGGGCCGAAGGCTTCTTTCTTTCTTCAATCAAGCGGGTCGGGCAGGCGCTGGAGACGCGGATGCTGATCGACAAGCTGTTCGATGAAAATGAAAATGCTCTGATCGCGGTGTGCGGCGATTTCAACGCCGATCTGGATGAGGTTCCGGTGGAGGCCATTCGGGGCGACGTGGAAAATAACGGCAACGATCGGCTGACCGGGCGCGTTCTGGTGCCTTGCGAGCGCACCATTCCCGAACCGGCCCGATTCTCCCTGATTCATCACGGGCGAGGCGAAATGATCGATCATTTGCTGGTCTCCCGGTCTCTTCTGAGACATTATCTGGGATCGGAGATTCACAACGAATTGCTGCACGACGAATCGGTCGCTTTCGGAACCGACGTGAAATTTCCGGAGTCGGATCATGCGCCGGTCATTGCGGAGTTTGAGTTTTCCGACGTTTAA
- a CDS encoding exonuclease SbcCD subunit D C-terminal domain-containing protein, whose protein sequence is MKILHTSDWHIGRTLYGRKRYEEFEAFLDWLAATIGQERVDVLLIAGDVFDTTAPSHRAQQLYYRFLCRVAGSCCRHVVVIAGNHDSPSFLNAPRELLKALDVHVIGAVSDRREDEVLVLVRADGTPELIVCAVPYLRDRDIRIVEAGESIEDKERKLVEGIRRHYSETADLAERKRRELNSDVPIIGMGHLFTAGGQTVDGDGVRELYVGSLAHVSAGIFPSNLNYLALGHLHVAQTVNGMEWMRYSGSPLAMGFGEATQEKSVCLIEMAGSVAEVKLIRVPVFQKLERIAGNWATLAARILELSAMRSDAWLEVVYEGDEVIGDLRERLETAAAGSGLEILRIKNNRLFDRLLSRSHPEETLDDLDENDVFARCLAVHEVPEEQRAVLTLAYQETLASLHNDDLRAE, encoded by the coding sequence ATGAAAATTCTTCACACCTCCGACTGGCATATCGGACGCACCCTCTACGGTCGCAAGCGTTACGAGGAATTCGAAGCCTTTCTCGATTGGCTGGCAGCAACGATCGGGCAGGAACGGGTCGACGTTCTCCTGATTGCGGGCGATGTGTTCGATACCACGGCGCCCAGTCATCGCGCGCAGCAACTGTACTATCGTTTTCTCTGCCGGGTCGCCGGCTCCTGCTGCCGTCACGTTGTGGTGATCGCCGGCAATCACGATTCGCCGTCGTTTCTGAATGCTCCCAGGGAACTGCTCAAAGCCCTGGACGTGCACGTGATCGGCGCCGTCTCGGACCGGCGGGAAGATGAGGTTCTGGTTCTCGTCCGGGCCGACGGTACTCCGGAACTCATCGTCTGCGCCGTTCCGTATCTTCGGGACCGCGACATTCGCATTGTCGAAGCCGGCGAGAGCATCGAGGACAAAGAGCGGAAGCTCGTCGAAGGCATCCGGCGGCATTATTCCGAGACCGCCGATCTGGCGGAGCGGAAACGCCGCGAGCTGAACAGCGACGTTCCGATTATCGGCATGGGCCATCTTTTTACCGCCGGCGGGCAAACGGTCGACGGCGACGGCGTCCGGGAGCTGTATGTCGGTTCCCTGGCCCATGTTTCCGCCGGAATTTTTCCAAGCAATCTGAATTATCTGGCGTTGGGCCATCTTCATGTGGCGCAGACAGTGAACGGAATGGAATGGATGCGTTACAGCGGCTCTCCATTGGCGATGGGCTTCGGCGAGGCGACCCAGGAAAAAAGCGTATGCTTAATCGAAATGGCCGGGTCCGTAGCCGAAGTCAAGTTGATCCGGGTGCCGGTCTTTCAGAAGCTGGAACGCATCGCCGGCAACTGGGCAACACTCGCCGCCCGAATTCTCGAGCTTTCGGCAATGCGGTCCGATGCCTGGCTCGAAGTGGTCTACGAAGGCGACGAAGTGATCGGCGATTTGCGCGAGCGCCTGGAAACGGCCGCAGCCGGTTCGGGACTGGAAATCCTGCGGATTAAAAACAACCGGCTCTTTGACCGCCTTTTGAGCCGGAGCCATCCGGAGGAAACCCTGGACGATCTCGACGAGAACGACGTATTCGCCCGATGCCTCGCGGTTCACGAAGTTCCCGAAGAGCAGCGGGCGGTCTTGACGCTCGCCTACCAGGAGACTCTCGCCTCGCTTCATAACGACGATTTGCGTGCGGAATAG
- a CDS encoding sulfatase-like hydrolase/transferase, translated as MKNRDDNPVSESREAGDEGMNPSRRRFLQESAALSAAGLLGLPQAGLTDSPQSAAVPGDGRNRPNFLILMCDEMRYPPFYESASTKAFRRQYLKTQNFLRRNGVEFHRHYAASVACSPSRASLYTGQYPSLHGVTQTTGAAKDAFDPDVFWLDPNSVPTMGDYFRAAGYSTYWRGKWHASDADMIIPGTKSQLVSYDEDGNPDPVKEALYQSADRLGGFGFSGWIGPEPHGRAPLNSGSSVPAGQQGRDVGFAQQAQSLIRQLDHDNSASPWLIVSSFVNPHDITLWGLYTNVANLGFEFDIEEDVVPLELFDPVLFNRTMNDDLGTKPSAQASYQTSYAKWMQPILDDPATLERYYRYYYQLHKNVDEQMGTVLQALLASRFKDNTYVVFLSDHGDFLGSHHNMHQKWYTAYDEAIRVPLIVWHGGQISAPRSIRTLTSHIDMLPTLLGLAGIAQEPVRASLAETHSDALPLVGRDLSSLILGSADPRSVNDPLYFMTDDDPSRGLNQNNWTGIEYNSVIQPNHIETVIARLNGEIWKYSRYFDNPQFWTTPGTPNDPDDPNYPNVDDVVSLNKVPLPTEDGTYEVPFQVTVKHTPVTEEFEMYNVSLDPMELNNLYNDGVHTEQQQRLARILEQQRCTKRLTPSSGTIPGQPDSCAPG; from the coding sequence GACGGACGGAATCGGCCGAATTTTCTGATTCTGATGTGCGATGAAATGCGTTATCCGCCCTTCTACGAGTCGGCGTCGACCAAGGCATTCCGGCGTCAGTATTTGAAAACGCAAAATTTCCTGCGTCGGAACGGGGTGGAATTCCATCGCCATTACGCGGCCTCGGTGGCCTGTTCGCCGAGCCGTGCGTCGCTTTATACCGGTCAATACCCTTCGCTGCACGGCGTTACTCAAACTACCGGCGCCGCCAAGGACGCTTTCGACCCCGACGTGTTCTGGCTCGATCCGAACAGCGTGCCGACGATGGGCGACTATTTTCGCGCCGCCGGCTATTCGACTTATTGGCGGGGCAAATGGCATGCGTCCGATGCCGACATGATCATTCCCGGCACCAAAAGCCAGTTGGTCAGTTACGATGAGGACGGTAATCCGGATCCTGTCAAAGAAGCTTTGTATCAGAGCGCCGACCGGCTGGGCGGCTTCGGCTTTTCCGGCTGGATAGGCCCCGAACCGCACGGAAGAGCGCCGCTCAACAGCGGGTCCTCGGTTCCGGCAGGGCAGCAAGGCCGGGACGTAGGCTTTGCCCAACAAGCTCAGAGTCTTATCCGGCAGCTCGATCACGACAATAGCGCCAGTCCGTGGCTCATCGTCTCTTCGTTTGTGAATCCGCACGACATCACTTTGTGGGGCTTGTACACCAACGTTGCAAACCTGGGATTCGAGTTCGACATCGAGGAAGATGTCGTACCGCTTGAGTTGTTCGATCCCGTCCTGTTCAACCGGACCATGAACGACGATCTCGGCACGAAACCGAGCGCTCAGGCCAGCTACCAGACCAGCTATGCCAAATGGATGCAGCCGATCCTCGATGACCCGGCTACTCTGGAACGCTATTACCGCTATTATTATCAGCTCCACAAAAACGTCGACGAGCAGATGGGCACGGTGTTGCAGGCTCTGCTGGCTTCCAGGTTCAAGGATAATACGTATGTCGTTTTCCTTTCCGATCACGGCGACTTTCTTGGCTCGCATCACAATATGCACCAGAAGTGGTATACGGCCTACGACGAAGCGATCCGCGTGCCCTTGATCGTCTGGCACGGAGGGCAGATTTCCGCCCCCCGTTCGATCAGGACGTTGACGAGTCATATCGATATGCTGCCGACTCTGCTGGGACTTGCCGGCATTGCGCAGGAACCGGTTCGCGCAAGCCTGGCCGAAACCCATTCCGACGCGCTGCCGCTGGTGGGGCGGGACCTTAGTTCGTTAATCCTGGGCAGCGCCGATCCCCGCAGCGTCAACGACCCTTTGTATTTCATGACCGACGACGACCCCAGTCGCGGCCTGAATCAAAACAACTGGACAGGCATCGAATATAACTCGGTTATTCAACCGAACCATATCGAAACGGTGATTGCAAGGCTGAACGGAGAAATCTGGAAATACTCCCGCTATTTCGACAATCCGCAGTTCTGGACGACGCCGGGAACGCCCAACGATCCCGACGATCCCAATTATCCGAATGTCGACGACGTCGTTTCTCTGAATAAAGTGCCCCTGCCCACGGAAGACGGAACATACGAAGTGCCCTTTCAGGTCACTGTCAAACATACTCCCGTTACCGAGGAGTTCGAGATGTATAACGTGAGCCTCGACCCCATGGAGCTGAATAATCTTTATAATGACGGGGTTCATACGGAACAACAGCAGAGGCTCGCCCGGATTCTCGAACAGCAGCGGTGCACCAAGCGGCTTACGCCGTCCAGCGGAACGATTCCGGGGCAGCCCGATTCTTGTGCTCCGGGCTAA